One Streptococcus sp. zg-86 DNA window includes the following coding sequences:
- the murC gene encoding UDP-N-acetylmuramate--L-alanine ligase — protein sequence MTKTYHFIGIKGSGMSALALLLHQMGHKVQGSDVEKYYFTQRGLEQAGIEILPFSEDNITADVELIAGNAFRPDNNVEIAYADAQGFSYKRYHEFLGQFMRNFTSFGVAGAHGKTSTTGLLAHVMRNITDTSYLIGDGTGRGSENAQYFVFESDEYERHFMPYHPEYSIITNIDFDHPDYFTSLEDVFHAFDDYAKQVQQGLFVYGEDEQLRRITATAPIYYYGFNEDNDFVAYDLQPSTAGSQFKVRHAGKELGQFQIPTFGRHNVLNATAVIANLFVAGFDLNLVAEHLKTFGGVKRRFTEKIVNNTVIIDDFAHHPTEIVATLDAARQKYPSKEIVAIFQPHTFTRTIALLDEFALALSEADAVYLAPIYGSARETDNGQVKVEDLAEKINKKGGIVTVENTSPLLDHNNAVYVFMGAGDIQSYEYSFERLLSNLSNNVQ from the coding sequence ATGACAAAAACCTATCATTTTATTGGAATCAAAGGCTCGGGGATGAGTGCCTTGGCTTTACTCTTACATCAAATGGGACATAAGGTTCAAGGAAGTGATGTAGAAAAGTATTATTTTACCCAACGTGGTCTTGAACAGGCAGGAATTGAGATTTTACCATTTAGTGAGGACAATATCACAGCAGATGTTGAACTTATTGCTGGAAATGCCTTTCGCCCAGATAATAATGTAGAGATTGCCTATGCGGATGCACAGGGGTTCTCCTATAAACGCTATCATGAATTTTTAGGACAATTCATGCGGAATTTTACCAGCTTTGGAGTGGCAGGAGCGCATGGAAAAACTTCTACAACCGGTCTCTTGGCGCATGTTATGCGCAACATCACAGATACCAGTTATTTGATTGGAGATGGAACTGGTCGCGGTTCAGAAAATGCTCAATACTTTGTTTTTGAGTCAGACGAATACGAACGTCATTTCATGCCCTATCATCCAGAATACAGTATCATTACAAACATTGACTTTGACCACCCTGACTACTTTACCAGTTTAGAGGATGTCTTTCATGCCTTTGATGATTACGCAAAGCAAGTACAACAAGGCTTGTTTGTGTATGGTGAGGATGAGCAGCTCCGTCGTATTACTGCGACTGCACCGATTTATTACTATGGCTTCAATGAGGATAATGATTTTGTAGCCTACGATTTACAACCCTCAACGGCAGGATCGCAATTCAAGGTGCGCCATGCCGGAAAAGAATTGGGACAGTTTCAAATTCCAACCTTTGGTCGCCACAATGTCTTGAATGCAACAGCTGTGATTGCGAATCTATTTGTGGCAGGATTTGACTTGAACTTGGTGGCAGAACACCTGAAAACTTTTGGTGGAGTAAAGCGTCGCTTTACAGAAAAGATTGTCAATAACACTGTGATTATTGATGACTTTGCTCATCATCCAACAGAAATTGTCGCAACGCTTGATGCAGCTCGTCAAAAATACCCAAGTAAAGAAATCGTAGCTATTTTCCAACCGCATACCTTTACACGAACCATTGCCTTGTTGGACGAATTTGCCCTTGCTTTAAGTGAAGCAGATGCTGTCTACCTAGCGCCAATCTATGGGTCAGCCCGGGAAACAGATAATGGCCAAGTAAAAGTAGAAGATTTGGCAGAAAAAATCAACAAAAAAGGTGGGATCGTAACAGTTGAAAATACTTCTCCACTCTTAGACCATAACAATGCCGTTTATGTATTTATGGGGGCAGGAGATATTCAGTCTTACGAATATTCATTTGAACGTCTATTATCCAATCTTTCCAATAACGTTCAATAA